Proteins from a genomic interval of Puniceicoccaceae bacterium:
- a CDS encoding YbjQ family protein — protein sequence MIIVTSENIAGKRIVKTHGFVRGNTIRSRHLGRDIVAGLRILVGGEIHEYTKLMAEAREQALDRMREEARALGANAVIAVRFATTEVASNAAEILVYGTAVTTQDEAGD from the coding sequence ATGATCATTGTAACATCCGAAAACATTGCGGGGAAACGCATTGTGAAAACGCATGGATTTGTGCGCGGCAATACGATCCGCTCTCGTCATTTGGGCAGGGATATTGTTGCAGGGCTGCGCATTCTGGTGGGCGGTGAAATTCACGAGTACACCAAACTGATGGCCGAAGCGCGTGAGCAGGCACTGGATCGCATGCGCGAAGAAGCGCGGGCACTTGGGGCGAATGCTGTGATCGCGGTCCGGTTTGCCACAACTGAAGTTGCCAGCAATGCTGCAGAGATCCTCGTGTATGGAACGGCGGTGACGACGCAGGACGA
- a CDS encoding RNA polymerase sigma factor, translating into MTEQRAIKLCIEQRDPIGFEHLVKQYRREAMGHALGIMGNPDDAMEMCQESFKRAFLAMPRLRQLDQFYPWFYAILRNCCFNALARRKTVAKHAEKLVLDAESTRGQVSAPYDELERSEARKAVWDTLQKLSPEHREILVLKYFQDTKYDAIARLLKIPRGTVMSRLYSARKSFAKVHGMDLGDAT; encoded by the coding sequence ATGACCGAACAACGAGCGATCAAACTCTGCATCGAGCAGCGTGACCCCATTGGATTTGAACACCTTGTGAAACAATACCGCCGGGAGGCAATGGGTCACGCGCTGGGCATCATGGGAAATCCGGATGATGCAATGGAGATGTGCCAGGAATCGTTCAAACGGGCATTTCTGGCGATGCCGCGACTACGGCAACTCGATCAATTTTATCCCTGGTTTTATGCGATTTTACGGAATTGTTGTTTCAACGCCCTGGCGCGTCGGAAAACGGTTGCCAAGCATGCAGAGAAGTTGGTGCTGGATGCGGAATCGACGCGAGGACAGGTTTCCGCTCCGTATGATGAACTCGAACGAAGTGAGGCGCGCAAGGCGGTGTGGGATACGCTGCAGAAACTCAGCCCGGAACACCGGGAGATTCTGGTTTTGAAATACTTTCAGGATACAAAATACGATGCGATAGCGCGCTTGCTGAAAATACCAAGAGGCACGGTCATGAGTCGGCTCTACAGCGCGCGCAAGAGTTTTGCGAAGGTGCACGGGATGGATTTGGGGGATGCAACGTGA
- the tmk gene encoding dTMP kinase: MAKANDTERGLLISFEGSEGSGKTTQIARLTERLEEMGYDVIVTREPGGTDIGEEIRHLLKHGSSSESMFPETELLLFAASRAQLVREVIVPGLEQGKIILCDRYLDSTTVYQGVARQLSEDPVTYINEFAVGNLMPDLTIVLDVPAREGMRRIKHRASGLPDRMEKENIEFYEAVREGYLMLVKSLPDRFAVFDGTREIGQIESQIWDEVSRRFFDVE; encoded by the coding sequence ATGGCGAAAGCAAATGACACAGAGAGAGGACTGCTGATCTCGTTTGAAGGCTCCGAAGGCAGCGGCAAAACGACACAAATTGCCCGTTTGACAGAGCGACTTGAGGAGATGGGATACGACGTGATCGTGACCCGAGAGCCAGGTGGAACCGACATTGGTGAGGAGATTCGCCACTTGCTCAAGCACGGGAGTTCGTCAGAGTCGATGTTTCCGGAAACAGAGCTTCTCCTCTTTGCGGCCAGCCGCGCCCAGTTGGTTCGTGAGGTCATTGTGCCCGGACTCGAACAGGGGAAAATCATACTCTGTGACCGGTATCTGGATTCGACCACGGTGTATCAGGGGGTAGCCCGCCAGTTGTCTGAGGATCCGGTCACCTACATCAATGAATTTGCCGTGGGAAATCTAATGCCCGATCTCACGATTGTGCTCGATGTTCCTGCACGGGAAGGCATGCGCCGCATCAAACACCGGGCGTCGGGTCTGCCGGACCGCATGGAGAAGGAGAATATTGAGTTTTATGAGGCTGTTCGGGAAGGGTATCTGATGCTGGTGAAGTCCCTGCCGGATCGCTTCGCAGTGTTTGATGGAACGAGAGAAATCGGGCAAATCGAGTCGCAGATCTGGGACGAAGTTTCCCGTCGTTTTTTCGATGTCGAATAA